The Phocoena phocoena chromosome 4, mPhoPho1.1, whole genome shotgun sequence genome contains a region encoding:
- the RIPK4 gene encoding receptor-interacting serine/threonine-protein kinase 4 gives MEGESRSPWALGLLRTFDADEFAGWEKVGSGGFGQVYKVRHVHWKTWLAIKCSPSLHVDDRERMELLEEAKKMEMAKFRYILPVYGICQEPVGLVMEYMETGSLEKLLASEPLPWDLRFRIIHETAVGMNFLHCMAPPLLHLDLKPANILLDAHYHVKISDFGLAKCNGLSPSQDLSMDGLFGTIAYLPPERIREKSRLFDTKHDVYSFAIVIWGVLTQKKPFADEKNILHIMVKVVKGHRPELPPVCRPRPRACESLLHLMQRCWHGDPRERPSFQEITSETEDLCEKPDDEVKETTPDADVRNPPEAEAEAPVAAPLKRASAPTFDNDYSLSELLSQLDSGISQTLEGPEELGRSSSACKLPSASSGKRLSGVSSVDSAFSSRGSLSLSFERESSAGDLGATDVQKKKLVDAIVNGDTSRLMKILQPQDVDLVLDGGASLLHLAVQAGQEDCVKWLLLNNANPNLTNRKGSTPLHVAVEKRVRGVVELLLARKVSVDAADEDQWTALHFAAQNGDEGSTRLLLEKNASVCAADCEGRTPMHVACQHGREGVVRTLLRCGVGAGLPGRDAWVPLHYAAWQGHLPIVKLLAKQPGVSVDAQTLDGRTPLHLAAQRGHYRVARVLIDLHSDVNVCGLLAQTPLHVAAETGHTSTARLLLHRGARREAVTAEGCTALHLAARGGHLATVRLLVEERADVLARGPRRQTALHLAAAGGHSEVVAELVSADVRDLSDEQGLSALHLAARGRHAKTVETLLRHGAHVNLQSLKFQGGPGPSAALLRRSKT, from the exons GGAGCGCATGGAACTTTTGGAGGAAGCCAAGAAGATGGAGATGGCCAAGTTCCGTTACATCCTGCCCGTGTACGGCATCTGCCAGGAGCCCGTGGGCCTGGTCATGGAGTACATGGAGACAGGCTCCCTGGAGAAGCTGCTGGCCTCCGAGCCGCTGCCCTGGGACCTGCGCTTCCGCATCATCCACGAGACGGCCGTGGGCATGAACTTCCTGCATTGCATGGCCCCGCCTCTGCTCCACCTGGACCTCAAGCCCGCCAACATCCTGCTGGACGCCCACTACCACGTCAAG ATTTCCGACTTCGGGCTAGCCAAGTGCAACGGGCTGTCCCCCTCGCAGGACCTCAGCATGGACGGCCTTTTCGGCACCATCGCCTACCTTCCTCCTGAGCGTATCCGGGAGAAGAGCCGGCTCTTCGACACCAAGCACGACGTGTACAG CTTTGCCATCGTGATCTGGGGCGTGCTCACGCAGAAGAAGCCGTTTGCAG ATGAGAAGAACATCCTGCACATCATGGTGAAGGTGGTGAAGGGCCACCGCCCCGAGCTGCCGCCTGTCTGCAGACCCAGGCCTCGCGCCTGCGAGAGTCTCCTGCACCTCATGCAGAGATGCTGGCACGGGGACCCCCGGGAGCGGCCCAGCTTCCAAG AAATCACTTCTGAAACCGAGGACCTGTGTGAAAAACCTGATGATGAGGTGAAAGAGACGACTCCAGACGCAGATGTGAGAAACCCACCTGAGGCCGAGGCCGAG GCGCCCGTGGCCGCCCCGCTCAAGCGAGCCTCTGCCCCGACCTTTGACAACGACTACAGCCTCTCCGAGCTGCTGTCCCAGCTAGACTCGGGCATCTCCCAGACCCTCGAGGGCCCGGAGGAGCTCGGCCGCAGCTCCTCCGCATGCAAACTTCCGTCGGCGAGCAGCGGCAAGAGGCTGTCAGGGGTGTCCTCGGTGGATTCTGCCTTCTCCTCCAGAGGGTCGCTGTCCTTGTCCTTCGAGCGGGAGTCTTCAGCGGGCG ATCTCGGTGCCACCGACGTCCAGAAGAAGAAGCTCGTGGATGCCATCGTGAACGGGGACACCAGCAGGTTGATGAAGATCCTGCAGCCCCAGGACGTCGACCTGGTCCTGGACGGTGGTGCCAGCCTGCTGCACCTGGCCGTGCAGGCCGGGCAGGAAGACTGCGTCAAGTGGCTGCTTCTTAACAACGCCAACCCCAATCTCACCAACAGGAAGGGCTCCACCCCCCTCCACGTGGCCGTGGAGAAGCGGGTGCGGGGCGTCGTGGAGCTCCTGCTGGCCCGGAAGGTCAGCGTCGATGCCGCGGACGAGGACCAGTGGACGGCCCTGCACTTCGCGGCCCAGAACGGGGACGAGGGCAGCACACGGCTGCTGCTGGAGAAGAACGCCTCCGTGTGCGCGGCGGACTGCGAGGGCCGGACGCCCATGCACGTGGCCTGCCAGCACGGCCGGGAGGGCGTCGTGCGCACCCTGCTGCGCTGCGGCGTGGGCGCGGGCCTGCCGGGCAGGGACGCCTGGGTGCCGCTGCACTACGCCGCCTGGCAGGGCCACCTGCCCATCGTCAAGCTGCTGGCCAAGCAGCCGGGGGTGAGCGTGGACGCCCAGACGCTGGACGGGAGGACGcccctgcacctggccgcccagCGCGGGCACTACCGCGTGGCCCGCGTCCTCATCGACCTGCACTCCGACGTCAACGTCTGCGGCCTGCTGGCGCAGACGCCCCTGCACGTGGCCGCGGAGACAGGGCACACGAGCACGGCCAGGTTGCTCCTGCACCGGGGCGCCCGCAGGGAGGCCGTGACGGCCGAGGGCTGCACCGCGCTTCACCTGGCCGCCCGCGGTGGGCACCTGGCGACCGTCAGGCTGCTGGTGGAGGAGCGGGCCGACGTGCTGGCCCGGGGGCCCCGCCGCCAGACGGCGCTGCACCTGGCCGCCGCCGGCGGGCACTCGGAGGTGGTGGCCGAGCTAGTCAGCGCCGACGTGCGTGACCTGTCTGACGAGCAGGGGCTCAGCGCACTGCACCTGGCCGCCCGGGGCCGGCACGCCAAGACGGTGGAGACGCTGCTCAGACACGGGGCCCACGTCAACCTGCAGAGCCTCAAGTTCCAGGGCGGCCCCGGCCCCTCCGCCGCGCTCCTCCGGCGAAGCAAGACCTAG